From one Phycodurus eques isolate BA_2022a chromosome 6, UOR_Pequ_1.1, whole genome shotgun sequence genomic stretch:
- the nsmce1 gene encoding non-structural maintenance of chromosomes element 1 homolog isoform X1 — protein sequence MDDSHRRFLQAMMRRGIVDEPTAQQLHQHCCSIQNTVHAPDQFEDYIDTINSNLEPIFMQIRKGMCEDSGLQHYALVNMIETDVTRMTSDYADHELEVFRKIMDLVMDSDTGRAYSTEILNSAITLPQKTKKTETEQLLNRFVRDNWLTEKEGEYCLSTRCIIEMEQYIRTMYQDQVKVCRICRNIAFQSQMCENPTCGIKMHNPCMARFFRGTTEPRCPACKDFWPHEIPEIEERQ from the exons ATGGATGACAGCCATAGAAGATTCCTGCAGGCAATGATGCGCAGGGGCATTGTTGACGAACCAACTGCACAGCAACTCCATCAGCATTGTTGCAGTATCCAGAACA CCGTTCATGCCCCAGACCAATTTGAGGACTATATTGATACCATCAACTCTAATCTGGAGCCCATATTCATGCAGATTAGAAAAGGAATGTGTGAAGACAGCGGTCTGCAACACTATGCTTTG GTTAACATGATTGAAACGGATGTCACCAGAATGACGTCTGACTACGCTGATCATGAACTGGAGGTTTTCCGGAAAATA ATGGACCTGGTCATGGATTCGGACACTGGCAGGGCCTACTCCACTGAAATTCTCAATTCCGCCATCACCCtgccccaaaaaacaaagaagacagAGACAGAACAGCTGCTCAATCGATTTGTGCGTGACAATTGGCTCACTGAG AAAGAGGGCGAATACTGCTTATCCACCAGATGTATCATCGAGATGGAGCAATACATTCGCACTATGTATCAAGACCAGGTCAAAGTGTGCCGCATCTGTCGCAACATTGCCTTCCAG AGCCAAATGTGTGAGAATCCAACATGTGGCATAAAAATGCACAACCCATGCATGGCCAGATTCTTCCGAGGAACGACTGAGCCTCGCTGCCCCGCTTGTAAAGACTTTTGGCCGCATG
- the nsmce1 gene encoding non-structural maintenance of chromosomes element 1 homolog isoform X2, with protein MPSLLTPKMMWRIPMKKRQKPTERFCAYFSLQTNVNMIETDVTRMTSDYADHELEVFRKIMDLVMDSDTGRAYSTEILNSAITLPQKTKKTETEQLLNRFVRDNWLTEKEGEYCLSTRCIIEMEQYIRTMYQDQVKVCRICRNIAFQSQMCENPTCGIKMHNPCMARFFRGTTEPRCPACKDFWPHEIPEIEERQ; from the exons atgccgaGTCTGCTGACCCCGAAGATGATGTGGCGAATACCAATGAAGAAGAGGCAAAAACCAACAGAGCGTTTTTGcgcttattttagtcttcaaaccaac GTTAACATGATTGAAACGGATGTCACCAGAATGACGTCTGACTACGCTGATCATGAACTGGAGGTTTTCCGGAAAATA ATGGACCTGGTCATGGATTCGGACACTGGCAGGGCCTACTCCACTGAAATTCTCAATTCCGCCATCACCCtgccccaaaaaacaaagaagacagAGACAGAACAGCTGCTCAATCGATTTGTGCGTGACAATTGGCTCACTGAG AAAGAGGGCGAATACTGCTTATCCACCAGATGTATCATCGAGATGGAGCAATACATTCGCACTATGTATCAAGACCAGGTCAAAGTGTGCCGCATCTGTCGCAACATTGCCTTCCAG AGCCAAATGTGTGAGAATCCAACATGTGGCATAAAAATGCACAACCCATGCATGGCCAGATTCTTCCGAGGAACGACTGAGCCTCGCTGCCCCGCTTGTAAAGACTTTTGGCCGCATG